One Ranitomeya variabilis isolate aRanVar5 chromosome 5, aRanVar5.hap1, whole genome shotgun sequence DNA window includes the following coding sequences:
- the LOC143774805 gene encoding vomeronasal type-2 receptor 26-like has translation MPGNHPVGPGGSIQCIKCPWDQWPNDEQSRCRAKSIEFFSFEDNLGKILAATSIMSSFVPLFIMRLFFYYKQSPIVKANNFSVSCLLLLSLTFCFLCSIVFIGYPQLEKCIFRQAAFSMAFTLCVSSVLSKTIMVVFAFRATRPGSNFKKWTSPRVPFFIILVCLLLQLILCVACLSTFPPFPQYNTQSKPGVIIVECNEGSSFTLWIMLGYLFLLATISFIVAFLARILPDSFNEAKFITFSMLAFLSVWISFIPASLSAQGIYVVAMEIFAILASSWALVICMFLPKCFIILFRPDMNSRNYLMRRERSYE, from the coding sequence GATCAATCCAATGTATAAAATGTCCTTGGGATCAATGGCCAAATGATGAACAATCCAGATGTCGTGCAAAGTCAATCGAGTTCTTTTCATTTGAAGATAATCTTGGAAAGATCTTGGCAGCTACCAGTATCATGTCCTCATTTGTTCCTCTTTTTATAATGAGACTTTTCTTTTACTACAAACAAAGTCCTATAGTTAAGGCCAACAATTTTTCTGTAAGTTGTCTTCTTCTGCTGTCCTTAACCTTCTGCTTCCTGTGCTCCATAGTCTTCATTGGATATCCACAACTGGAGAAATGTATTTTTCGTCAGGCCGCTTTCAGCATGGCATTCACTCTTTGTGTTTCTAGTGTTTTATCGAAGACTATCATGGTGGTGTTTGCTTTCCGAGCCACCAGACCAGGTAGcaattttaaaaaatggacaagCCCTCGGGTGCCCTTCTTCATCATTCTTGTATGCTTGCTCTTACAGCTGATATTGTGTGTCGCTTGTCTGTCTACCTTTCCACCCTTCCCACAATATAACACTCAAAGTAAACCTGGAGTCATCATTGTAGAATGTAACGAGGGTTCATCCTTCACCTTGTGGATCATGTTGGGTTATTTGTTTCTTCTGGCGACCATCAGTTTCATAGTGGCCTTCCTTGCTCGAATACTTCCCGACAGCTTTAATGAAGCCAAGTTTATCACATTCAGCATGTTGGCCTTCCTTAGTGTCTGGATATCTTTTATCCCAGCCTCACTCAGTGCCCAGGGTATATATGTTGTAGCTATGGAGATTTTTGCTATCTTGGCATCTAGTTGGGCTTTGGTTATCTGTATGTTTCTTCCTAAATGTTTCATCATATTATTCAGACCAGATATGAACTCTAGGAATTATCTCATGAGGAGAGAAAGATCATATGAATGA